In Clostridium sp. DL-VIII, the following proteins share a genomic window:
- a CDS encoding carbohydrate kinase: MKSVVCMGEALIDFIPINARKNLKLVEEFVKKPGGAPANVSAAISKLGGKAYFLGSVGDDSFGDFLKDKFICNNINSEFMYKLKNKKTTVAFVSLTEEGERDFEFIRGADEFLNYELIKDELIDFDLYHFGSATAFLGGYLEDSYYKLKRYALDNNKIISFDANYREDLFKNNKPKFIKGCLDFIKDSDIVKLSEEEAYLISEKKDIENAADYIYKLGCKNLIITLGRRGAMLINNEKRIIIPSHEVKMVDSTGAGDAFIGAVIAQILNDKKNIEEVIKLANLVGAITTTRVGGFESIPDWTEVNNYIKDNNL; encoded by the coding sequence ATGAAGAGTGTAGTTTGTATGGGTGAAGCATTAATAGATTTTATACCAATCAATGCAAGAAAAAATTTAAAGTTAGTAGAAGAGTTTGTAAAAAAGCCTGGTGGAGCACCAGCTAATGTGTCTGCCGCTATATCAAAATTAGGAGGAAAAGCATACTTTTTAGGATCTGTTGGTGATGATTCGTTTGGAGATTTTTTAAAGGATAAATTTATATGTAACAATATAAATTCGGAATTTATGTATAAATTAAAAAATAAAAAAACTACTGTTGCGTTTGTATCACTAACCGAGGAGGGAGAAAGAGATTTCGAGTTTATACGAGGTGCCGACGAATTTCTAAATTATGAATTAATAAAAGACGAATTAATCGATTTTGATTTATATCATTTTGGGAGTGCTACGGCTTTTTTGGGAGGATATCTAGAAGATAGTTACTATAAATTGAAACGATATGCATTAGATAACAATAAAATCATTTCTTTTGATGCAAATTACAGAGAAGATTTATTCAAAAATAATAAACCTAAGTTTATAAAAGGATGTTTAGACTTTATAAAAGATAGTGATATAGTAAAGTTAAGCGAAGAAGAAGCTTATTTGATTAGTGAAAAAAAAGATATTGAGAATGCAGCAGATTATATATATAAATTAGGGTGTAAAAACTTAATTATTACTTTAGGTAGGAGAGGTGCAATGCTGATAAATAATGAAAAAAGAATTATAATACCATCACATGAAGTAAAGATGGTAGACTCAACAGGAGCTGGAGATGCTTTTATAGGAGCAGTAATTGCTCAGATATTAAATGATAAAAAGAATATAGAAGAAGTTATAAAATTAGCAAATTTAGTTGGAGCTATTACTACAACACGAGTTGGAGGGTTTGAATCTATACCTGATTGGACAGAAGTCAATAACTATATAAAAGATAACAATTTATAA
- a CDS encoding PTS system mannose/fructose/sorbose family transporter subunit IID yields the protein MKLTKNLSKEEKKLIRKMFWRSGTMYTSVNPVTMGGAGFCYSMMPFINEFYKDDEEKRRKALERHTTYFSTTIPMSSFVMGIAGSMEKENSEKGDFEESSINSIKLSLMGPLAGIGDSLFWGVWRVVTAGLAIGLANSGNILAPIIFLLAFNIPNYLMRYYGAFIGYSLGAKYIEQLYKGGLLNILSKAASIVGIIMVGAMTSQMVIFKTILKFSLNGQSIMNVQQILDSIFVGIVPLLIVFGCFKLLDKKVSVIKIILFIIILGLILSLAGIC from the coding sequence ATGAAATTGACTAAAAATTTGTCAAAAGAAGAAAAAAAGCTTATAAGGAAAATGTTTTGGAGATCAGGAACTATGTATACTTCAGTTAACCCTGTAACTATGGGGGGAGCAGGATTTTGCTACTCAATGATGCCATTTATTAACGAGTTTTATAAAGATGATGAAGAAAAAAGGCGTAAAGCTTTAGAACGACATACAACTTATTTTAGTACAACTATACCGATGAGTTCCTTTGTTATGGGGATAGCTGGATCAATGGAAAAAGAGAACAGTGAAAAGGGTGATTTTGAAGAAAGTTCTATAAATTCAATTAAGTTAAGTTTAATGGGACCTCTAGCAGGAATAGGGGATTCATTGTTTTGGGGAGTATGGAGAGTTGTAACTGCTGGATTAGCAATTGGACTGGCTAATTCCGGAAATATATTAGCGCCAATTATATTTTTATTAGCATTTAATATACCAAATTATTTAATGAGATATTATGGAGCGTTTATTGGATATTCTTTAGGAGCTAAATATATAGAACAATTATATAAAGGCGGTTTGTTAAATATTCTTTCAAAAGCTGCAAGCATTGTTGGAATTATAATGGTAGGGGCAATGACAAGCCAGATGGTTATCTTTAAGACTATTTTAAAATTTAGTTTGAATGGTCAATCTATAATGAATGTACAACAGATATTAGATAGTATTTTTGTTGGCATTGTGCCATTGTTAATCGTATTTGGATGCTTTAAATTATTAGATAAAAAAGTAAGTGTAATAAAAATAATACTATTTATAATAATTTTAGGCTTAATCTTATCATTAGCAGGAATTTGTTAA
- a CDS encoding nitroreductase family protein, translated as MNLITVNQDKCIKCGLCVNECPERVLELSENGPKEICGEECISCGHCVAICPREAIDNIKTPLANQTSSKKFPKLSPEEAEHFLRSRRSIRSYKETPVPREKLIDLVNIAHFAPSGHNLQGISYTIIDDRKILDKAVKIVIEEFEKVNVSSEFTKPYREKGIDTILRGASSLVLATADSNFPRGRENSILSLTYLELYAPTLGLGSCWAGMFERIAMKDNSPLLKLFNIPENKKITGAIMVGYPKYTYSRLVDKNPLEVTFINQ; from the coding sequence ATGAATTTAATAACTGTAAATCAAGATAAATGTATTAAATGTGGTTTGTGCGTAAATGAGTGCCCAGAACGTGTATTAGAACTTAGTGAAAATGGACCTAAAGAAATTTGCGGTGAAGAGTGTATTTCCTGCGGTCATTGTGTGGCCATATGTCCACGGGAAGCAATTGATAATATAAAAACACCATTAGCCAATCAAACCAGCTCAAAAAAATTTCCAAAACTAAGCCCTGAAGAGGCAGAACACTTCCTTCGTTCAAGGCGTTCAATCCGCTCATATAAAGAAACTCCTGTCCCAAGAGAAAAATTAATAGATCTTGTGAATATTGCACATTTTGCTCCTAGTGGACATAATCTTCAAGGAATATCTTATACTATCATAGATGATAGAAAGATACTTGATAAAGCTGTTAAAATTGTTATTGAAGAATTTGAAAAGGTTAATGTATCGAGCGAATTTACAAAACCATACCGTGAAAAAGGAATTGATACAATTTTGCGTGGAGCATCCAGTCTTGTCCTAGCAACTGCTGATTCAAACTTTCCACGAGGAAGAGAAAATTCAATTCTTTCATTAACATATTTGGAGTTATATGCACCAACACTAGGCTTAGGCTCATGTTGGGCTGGGATGTTTGAAAGAATTGCTATGAAAGATAATTCCCCATTACTTAAATTATTTAACATCCCTGAAAATAAGAAAATCACTGGTGCTATTATGGTGGGATATCCTAAATATACTTATTCAAGATTAGTTGATAAAAATCCATTAGAGGTTACTTTTATAAATCAGTGA
- a CDS encoding glycoside hydrolase family 172 protein, translated as MNLLDNITIFNNERSRAITPENPTGEKGRACMADSCLGKGRKGKSNIKLPMNEETVIADIEGPGIIKHMWMTIRDRTEKGAFVLRDVVLRIYWDGCKVPAVEAPIGDFFCNGFGERCDIASLPIVVCPNGGFNSYFRMPFKKRAKVTIINQHPKDITAFFYTINYSLVDEIDNDSLYFHAVWNREKITRLQEDYTILEKIKGKGCYVGTYIALTALERYWWGEGEFKFYIDGDEQYPTISSTGSEDYFGGAWAFHQLDKMGRPSAKNYSTLFLGYPYQSHRDPSRDRFETGKLNAVHAFGDDSLPRHGLYRWHILDPIIFFEDIKVQLQQIGNDDLELFERQDDIASVAYWYQDSPEGIFRKFQGRRDRIPR; from the coding sequence ATGAATTTATTAGATAACATAACTATATTTAATAATGAGAGGTCTAGAGCCATAACTCCTGAAAATCCAACAGGAGAAAAGGGAAGAGCTTGTATGGCTGATAGCTGTCTTGGAAAAGGCAGAAAGGGAAAATCTAACATAAAGCTTCCGATGAATGAAGAAACCGTAATAGCTGATATAGAAGGTCCAGGAATAATAAAGCATATGTGGATGACTATTAGAGATAGAACTGAAAAAGGAGCATTTGTATTAAGAGATGTAGTGCTTAGAATATATTGGGATGGATGTAAAGTGCCTGCAGTTGAAGCGCCTATTGGAGATTTTTTTTGTAACGGATTCGGTGAAAGATGTGATATAGCTTCTCTTCCTATCGTAGTATGTCCTAATGGAGGATTTAACTCTTATTTTAGAATGCCATTTAAAAAAAGAGCTAAAGTTACTATAATAAATCAACATCCAAAAGATATAACAGCTTTTTTTTATACAATAAATTATTCGTTGGTTGACGAGATTGATAATGATTCTTTGTATTTCCATGCAGTATGGAATAGAGAAAAAATTACTAGATTGCAGGAAGATTATACTATACTTGAAAAAATAAAAGGTAAAGGATGTTATGTAGGAACATATATAGCTCTTACAGCATTAGAAAGATATTGGTGGGGAGAGGGAGAATTTAAATTTTATATAGATGGAGACGAGCAATATCCAACAATATCATCTACTGGATCAGAAGATTATTTTGGAGGAGCATGGGCATTTCATCAACTAGATAAAATGGGAAGACCATCTGCCAAAAACTATTCGACTTTATTTTTAGGGTATCCATATCAGTCTCACAGGGATCCTTCAAGAGACAGATTTGAAACCGGAAAATTAAATGCAGTTCATGCTTTTGGAGACGATTCACTACCTAGACATGGATTATATAGATGGCATATTCTAGATCCAATTATATTTTTTGAAGATATAAAAGTTCAACTTCAACAAATAGGAAATGATGATTTGGAATTATTTGAACGTCAAGATGATATTGCCAGTGTTGCATATTGGTATCAAGATTCTCCAGAAGGCATTTTTAGAAAGTTTCAAGGTAGAAGAGATAGAATTCCTAGATAA